TTCGGCCACGAAGGCGAGGCAGTCCCGCTCCCGTGGGGTGAGGTCCGGGCGCGGGCCGGCCGCCGGCGGCGCCAGCGCCTGCATCCGCTCGAAGGCCATGCCGGCCGCGAGCGCGACGGCCCGCCGGTCGCCCGGATCGAGGTCGAACCGTTCGAAGCCGATGCTGATGACGCCGACCCGGCCGCCGGGACCATGGCAGGGCACGGCGAGGCCATCCTCGACGCCCATCTCGCGGCACAGGCCGAGGCCGGCCCAATTGTCGAGATCGGCAAAGCCCGGCGCGCTCCAGCGAAAGCTGCCGGCCCGCCGCAACGGCGCAAAGATGACCGGATTGTTCCGATCGAGGCCGCGGCGGGAATAGCTCTCGATCCAGCCCGGCGCGGCGAACTGGGCGAGAACCCGCCGGCCCGCGACGATATCGTCCAGCCGCCATTCCGGCAGAACCGGGAAGGAACCGGCGAACAGCGTGCGGGCGCCGAGCGGCCTGAGGGCCTCGATGAGCTGCCGTCCCACAGCCTCGGCTGTGGCGCCAGTCTCGAACCGGGCTGCAAGATCGAGCGCGCGAACGAAAGCCGAGGTCATGGCGCAGGTCCCAGCCGCCCCGCGGCGGCGCTGCAGCAAGCTTTCGCACGGCTGACCCAAGGTCATCAAGCGAGCCGCGCGGCCGGCACCCGTCAAAGCCGCCGCTGCGGTACCGGCACCCGCCGGCCGTCGATCTCGACGAAGGTGCAGGCAAGGCCGAACACGTCGGCCAGGAGGCGATCGGTGAACACCTCGCCCGGCCGGCCCTCGGCGACGACCCGGCCAGCCTGCATGACGGCGACGCGGTGGGCGAAGCGCGCGGCGAGCGTCAGGTCGTGCAGCACCGCCACCACGACATGGCCGGCCTCGCCGAGGCCGCGCAGAAGATCGAGGACACCGAGCTGCTGCGCCGGATCGAGGGCCGCCGTCGGTTCGTCCGCGAGGATCAGACGCGCCTCGGTCGCCAGCACCCGGGCCAGCATGACCCGGGCGCGCTCGCCGCCCGACAGCGCCGTCACCGGCCGGCCGGCAAAGCCGGAGAGATCGAGGCGGTCGAGCGCCCGCTGCACGGCCTCGGCATCGGCCGCCGTCGGCCGGCCGAAAGGATCCCCGTGCGGCAGACGGCCGAGAGCCACGGCATCGCGCACCGGCAGGGCCCAGGCCGCCTCCGCCCGCTGCGGCAGATAGGCCAGGCGACGGGCGCGGGCTTCCGGAGACAACCCGGCGAGCATCGTGCCGTCGAACCGGATCTCACCCGCGGCGCGGACAAGGCCGGCGACCGCCTTGACAAGGCTCGTCTTGCCGACACCGTTCGGACCGACCACCGCCAGGAAGGTGTTCGGCGGGACTGTCAGCGACACGCCGTCGACGACGCGGGTCCGTCCCAGCCGGACCGCCACGCCGGACAGTTCGAGGCCGAGGCCGCTCATGCGCCGGCCTCCAGCCGCCTTTCGCCGAAAATGCGCCAGAGCAGGAAGGGCACGCCGACGAGTGCGGTGATGACGCCGGTCTTGATCTCGGTGGTGGCCGGGATGAGCCGCGCCAGGCTGTCGGCGGCGGTGAGCAGGGCAGCGCCCGCCAGCGCCGCCGGCAGCAGGATGCGGCCGGGATCGGCGCGGACGGAGCTGCGAACGAGATGCGGCGCGACCAGCCCGACGAAGCCGATGGCGCCGGCGATCGACACCGCCGCCCCCACGCCGAAGGCCAGGCCCAGGGTCACTGCGATGCGCGCCCGGCCGAGACGGGCGCCGAGGCTGGCCGCCACCTCCTCGCCGAGCGTCAGCGCCCGGTAGACCTTGGCCTGCGAGACCAGCAGCAGCGCGCCGACGGCCATGAAGGGACCGGCGATCGCCATGTGCACGAACGAGCGGTCCTCGAGCGAGCCGAGCAGCCAGAAGGCGATTTCCAGCGCCGCGAACGGATTGGGAGCGAGGTTCAGGACCAGCGCCGTGCCGGCGCCGAACAGGCTCGCCAGCGCGATGCCGGCCAAGAGCAGCACGGTAAGGCCGGCATGGGGGCCCGCGACCAGCAGGAGGGCCGCGACCGACACGAAGGCGCCGGTCATGCCGGCGACCGGCAGCCAGACGGACAGGGCCGAGGCGCCGCCGAGCGCCAGCATGGCTGCGGAGGCAAAGGCTGCGGCCGAAGGCGCGCCGAACAGCGTCGGCTCGGCGAGCGGATTGCGCACCAGTCCCTGGAGCGCGGCGCCCGAAAGACCGAGAATCCCGCCGATCATCAAGGCGAGCAGCGTGCGCGGCAGGCGGATCTCGGTGACGATGACCGCCGCGGTGCTGTCGCCGCCGAACAGCCCGCCGGCGACATCGGCCGGCGACAGCGGCACAGGACCAGCCAGCAGCGACAGGCCGGCGAGAAGGAGACAGATGAGGACGAGTGCGGCTGTCACATGCGGTCCCGGCGGACAGTGGCGTCACGAAACGGCGCCGAGCCACGCTGCATCGGGCCTTGCCGTGGTTCGAGGCTCGCCTTCGGCTCGCACCTCACCATGAGGGAGGGAAGTGAGCGGCAGCACCGGTAGCCATGAAACGATGCGCACCGTGCGCACTCGACACCGCTCCGATGCGCCATGCCCAACATCCCGCATGGTGAGGTGCGAACGCAGCGAGCCTCGAACCACGGCCGCCCGACATGCAGAAGACGTCGCGCCGAGGTGAACGAGGATATCAGACCCTCCGGAATGTCAGATAGCACGGCTTGCGGCCCTCGCGCAGCGCCTTGGCCTCGTAGCGTGTCGATTCCCAGCCGGTCCACGGCGTCGTCCAGTCACGCGCCGTCCGGGCCGCGAAGACGAAGTCGGGCGCACGCAGGAGCCGTTCCAGCGTCCAGGCGGCATAGTGGTCGATGTCGGTGGCGAAACGGAATTCGCCGCCCGGCTTCAGCACCCTGGCGATCGCCTTGACCGTCTTGTCCGAAACGAAGCGGCGCTTGTGGTGGCGGGTCTTCGGCCAAGGGTCGGGATAGAGCAGGTAGACGAGGTCGAGCGCCCCTTGCGGCAGCCACGCGAGCACATCCGCGCCGTCGCCGGTGTGAAGGCGGACATTGCCGATGGCCTTGCGCTCGATCTCGGCGAGCATCTTGGCCATGCCGTTGACGAAGGGCTCGACGCCGATGAAACCCAGGCGCGGATGGCTGAGCGCCTCGCGCACCAGATGTTCGCCGCCGCCGAAGCCGATTTCCAGGACGAGACCGTCGACGGGCGCTGCGAACAGGCCCTCCAGCCCGGCCGGCCGGCCGAGATCGACCTTGAGCCGGGGCAGCAGGGTCTCGATGAGATCGGTCTGATGGGCCCTGAGGCCCTTGCCCTTGCGCCGGCCGAAAAACGAGCCCTGCCCTGCCAGTCGTATCGGTTCGCTCGCCATCACTGATATCGTCGCGTCGGTTGTTCGTGGCGCCTCATAACAAATGCCGGCACCGGTCTGAACAGGGGGCGCAAGCGCATGTCGCCCCCCGGATAAGACGAAGGGGGCCTCAGGGGCCCCCTTCGCTTCATAGACGTGGCGTGTCGCCGGATCAGGCGAGCGCTTCCTTCAGCTTCGGCACGAGATCGGTCTTCTCCCAGGAGAAGGAACCGTCACGGCCCGGCTTGCGGCCGAAATGGCCATAGGCCGAGGTCTTGGCATAGATCGCCTTGTTCAGGCCGAGATGCTCGCGGATGCCGCGCGGCGACAGGTCGAGCACTTCGCCGAGCACCTTCTCGAGCTTGGCCTCGTCGACGCCGTTCTTGGCGGTGCCGTGCAGGTCGACATAGATCGACAGCGGCTTGGCGACGCCGATGGCGTAGGACAGCTGGATGGTGCAGCGGTCGGCGAGCTTGGCGGCCACGACGTTCTTGGCCAGGTAGCGCGCGGCATAGGCGGCCGAACGGTCGACCTTGGTCGGATCCTTGCCGGAAAAGGCGCCGCCGCCATGGGGCGCCGCGCCGCCATAGGTGTCGACGATGATCTTGCGGCCGGTGAGGCCGGCGTCACCGTCCGGACCGCCGATGACGAACTTGCCGGTCGGATTGACGTGCCAGATGGTGTCCTTGGTGATCCAGCCTTCCGGCAGGGTCTGGCGGATATAGGGCTCGACGATCTTGCGCACGTCGGCGGAGGTCAGCTTCTCGTCGAGATGCTGGGTCGACAGCACGATCTGGGTAACGCCGACCGGCTTGCCGTCGACATATTTGACGGTGACCTGGCTCTTGGCGTCGGGGCCGAGCTTGGCGGCCGCGCCCTCACCCTTCTTGCGGGCGACGGTCAGGTCCTCGAGAATCTTGTGGGCATAATAGATCGGCGCCGGCAGCAGTTCCGGCGTCTCGCGGCTGGCATAGCCGAACATGATGCCCTGGTCGCCGGCACCGACATCCTTGTTGCCGGTCTCGTCCACGCCCTGGGCGATGTCCGCCGACTGCGGGTGCAGGAGAACGTCGATCTTGCACTTCTTCCAGTGGAAGCCGTCCTGCTCGTAGCCGATGTTCCGGATCGCCTTGCGCGCGGCGGACTTGACCTTCGACTTGATCTGCTTCTCGGTGAGGTTGGTGCGCACCTCGCCGGCGATCACGACGCGATTGGTCGTGGCGAGCGTCTCGGCGGCCACACGCACCTGGCCGGCCGGCAGGCCCGCCTTGGCGGCTTCCTTGAAGAACAGGTCGACGATCTCGTCGGAGATCCGGTCGCACACCTTGTCCGGATGGCCTTCGGAAACGGATTCCGACGTGAAGAGGTAGGAGCTGCGGGACACGAAAGTCCTCCAGAGACAATGGCCCGCGATTTTCAGCGGGGCGAGGCGCCGTCGCGTCGGTGGCGCCGTGAACCGGGATCCTCGACGACCCGCCGCCGATGCGGCAGGCCAGCCCGGGACATGGCCATGGCGTCAGAACCCGAGCGGGCGAGGTTCTGGCAATAGCGCGTCCGGTGGTCAAGTCCGAAAACGGCAAAAAGGCCGATTCGTTCGCAAAAAAGAACGAGCGTGGCGTCCGGAGCGTCCTTCCGCCGGTGCGCTTCGTCCCGCCCCTGAACGGTCAGGGCGTGGTCTGATCCTCGCCAGCAATGGCATTGACGAGATCGACGACCTTGCGGCGCACCTTGGCATCCTTGATTCGGATGAAAGCGCGGTTCAGCGCCAGGCCTTCGCTGGTCGACAGGAAATCGGCGACATAGGAGGCGCCGCCACCGTCCTCGAAACCGCCTTGCGGCGCCGGCTCACCCGAGGGAGCACCCTCGAAGAAGAAGGACACCGGCACCGACAGGATGGCCGCGATCTGCTGCAGCCGGCTCGCGCCGATCCGATTGGTGCCTTTTTCGTATTTCTGGACTTGCTGGAAGGTCAGGCTGAGGCGCTCGCCGAGCTTCTCCTGGCTCATTCCAAGCATCATGCGACGCATGCGAACGCGGCTACCGACATGTTTGTCGATCGGGTTCGGTGCCTTCTTGATCATTCGTGGAACTCCGTAGCCCCCATGACCTGATGCAGGACACGTCGCCCCCTCGACGTGGAATGAAATGGCATGCAGACGTGCTGTGAGAGGGATGATGATACCACCTGCCCGGGTGACAACCAAACACAACCTCTGCTATCCACAAACGGGTTATGGCCAATTATCCCTGGCCGTACAAGGCGCTGCCGTGCTTATGCATGGCCGCCAGTCGCCTATCTTTTCGGCATCTTACGCCGCCGGCCCAGCACAACCAGCAGCAGCCCGAGCCACGCAACGGCAAATGGCATATGGCCGGCGCGTGCGAAAACGGTGGCCGGCAGTGCGGCCGGCAGGCTGGCGTCGAGGGCGTCGCGAGCCCCGAGCGGCAGCGCGCGAACGACCCGCCCGAGGGGGTCGATGACCGCGGAAATGCCATTATTCGCGGCGCGCACGACGGGCAAACCCTCCTCGATGGCGCGCACGGCGGTCTGGTGCAGATGCTGGTAGGGCCCGGGCGTGAAGCCGAACCATGCGTCGTTGGTGACGTTCAGAAGCCAGCCGGGGCGGCGGTCGGGCGCGGTGACCTCGCCGGGAAAGATGATCTCGTAGCAGATCAGGATGCCGACCGGCGGCGCCCCGGGAACATCGATCGTGTAGCGCCGGTCGCCCGCGGAAAATCCACCTTGAACGCGGGTGATCGCCTCGAGGCCCATCGCCTCGAGTCGTTCGTGGAATGGTAAATATTCTCCGAACGGCACGAGATGCACCTTGTCATAGGTGCTGGTGATCGCGCCCTGGTGGTCGATGACATAGGCCGAATTGAACACCCGCGGCAGGCGCCGCCCCGGCAAGGGCGCATCGAGACGCGCCGCCCCGGTGATCAGCGTGGTGCCCTCGGGAATGAGATTGGCGATGCGGGTCAGCGCCTCGCGATCCTGCATCAGGAAGAACGGGAAGGCCGATTCCGGCCAGATCAGGTGCGTGATGTCCTTGATGCCGTTGCGCTCCGGCGAGGCCGCCTTGTCGGAGAGCTGGGCGTAGCGGTCGAGAATCCAGTCGCGCGCCTGCGGACGGAAACGCTCGTCCTGCGGAATGTCGGGCTGGACGATCCGCAGCCTGACGCCGTCGACGGTGGCGATCTCGGTCGTCGTGACGCGCCAGGCGCCGAAGGCGGCCAGGCTGGCGAGCACCACGATCGCCGCGGCCGGGACGGCGAGACGGCCCCGGCTTTCGCCCGGCCCGTCACCGAGCATGCAGGGGCTGGCGAAAATCAGCACCGTGACCAGCGTGACGCCGTGGATGCCGACGATCGAAACGACCTGGGCGAGCCAGAGATACTGGGTCAGCGCCGAGCCGTAGGGGTTCCAGGGAAACCCGGTCAGCACCGTGCCGCGCAGATATTCCGCGCCGGCAAGGCCGAGCCCGAGGGCGAGGACGCGGCCGGCCCCGGGCCGCCAGACGAGACGCGCGAAGGCGGTGCCGAGCGCGGTGAACAGGGCAAGGCCCGCCGGCAGCGCCATCACCGCGGCCGGCATCAGCCAGGCGAAACG
This portion of the bacterium YEK0313 genome encodes:
- the hmuU_2 gene encoding Hemin transport system permease protein HmuU, whose translation is MTAALVLICLLLAGLSLLAGPVPLSPADVAGGLFGGDSTAAVIVTEIRLPRTLLALMIGGILGLSGAALQGLVRNPLAEPTLFGAPSAAAFASAAMLALGGASALSVWLPVAGMTGAFVSVAALLLVAGPHAGLTVLLLAGIALASLFGAGTALVLNLAPNPFAALEIAFWLLGSLEDRSFVHMAIAGPFMAVGALLLVSQAKVYRALTLGEEVAASLGARLGRARIAVTLGLAFGVGAAVSIAGAIGFVGLVAPHLVRSSVRADPGRILLPAALAGAALLTAADSLARLIPATTEIKTGVITALVGVPFLLWRIFGERRLEAGA
- a CDS encoding Helix-turn-helix domain protein, which encodes MIKKAPNPIDKHVGSRVRMRRMMLGMSQEKLGERLSLTFQQVQKYEKGTNRIGASRLQQIAAILSVPVSFFFEGAPSGEPAPQGGFEDGGGASYVADFLSTSEGLALNRAFIRIKDAKVRRKVVDLVNAIAGEDQTTP
- the metK gene encoding S-adenosylmethionine synthase, whose protein sequence is MSRSSYLFTSESVSEGHPDKVCDRISDEIVDLFFKEAAKAGLPAGQVRVAAETLATTNRVVIAGEVRTNLTEKQIKSKVKSAARKAIRNIGYEQDGFHWKKCKIDVLLHPQSADIAQGVDETGNKDVGAGDQGIMFGYASRETPELLPAPIYYAHKILEDLTVARKKGEGAAAKLGPDAKSQVTVKYVDGKPVGVTQIVLSTQHLDEKLTSADVRKIVEPYIRQTLPEGWITKDTIWHVNPTGKFVIGGPDGDAGLTGRKIIVDTYGGAAPHGGGAFSGKDPTKVDRSAAYAARYLAKNVVAAKLADRCTIQLSYAIGVAKPLSIYVDLHGTAKNGVDEAKLEKVLGEVLDLSPRGIREHLGLNKAIYAKTSAYGHFGRKPGRDGSFSWEKTDLVPKLKEALA
- the yusV_2 gene encoding putative siderophore transport system ATP-binding protein YusV, giving the protein MSGLGLELSGVAVRLGRTRVVDGVSLTVPPNTFLAVVGPNGVGKTSLVKAVAGLVRAAGEIRFDGTMLAGLSPEARARRLAYLPQRAEAAWALPVRDAVALGRLPHGDPFGRPTAADAEAVQRALDRLDLSGFAGRPVTALSGGERARVMLARVLATEARLILADEPTAALDPAQQLGVLDLLRGLGEAGHVVVAVLHDLTLAARFAHRVAVMQAGRVVAEGRPGEVFTDRLLADVFGLACTFVEIDGRRVPVPQRRL
- the trmB gene encoding tRNA (guanine-N(7)-)-methyltransferase, whose product is MASEPIRLAGQGSFFGRRKGKGLRAHQTDLIETLLPRLKVDLGRPAGLEGLFAAPVDGLVLEIGFGGGEHLVREALSHPRLGFIGVEPFVNGMAKMLAEIERKAIGNVRLHTGDGADVLAWLPQGALDLVYLLYPDPWPKTRHHKRRFVSDKTVKAIARVLKPGGEFRFATDIDHYAAWTLERLLRAPDFVFAARTARDWTTPWTGWESTRYEAKALREGRKPCYLTFRRV
- the lnt gene encoding Apolipoprotein N-acyltransferase, giving the protein MIPRMARSIILSWGWRRAVLAFGAGALGALAMPPFGLFPVLGLSFPVLVWLIDGAAAGGRARTLLAAAAIGWWFGFGYHLAGLWWIGSAFLVEADRFAWLMPAAVMALPAGLALFTALGTAFARLVWRPGAGRVLALGLGLAGAEYLRGTVLTGFPWNPYGSALTQYLWLAQVVSIVGIHGVTLVTVLIFASPCMLGDGPGESRGRLAVPAAAIVVLASLAAFGAWRVTTTEIATVDGVRLRIVQPDIPQDERFRPQARDWILDRYAQLSDKAASPERNGIKDITHLIWPESAFPFFLMQDREALTRIANLIPEGTTLITGAARLDAPLPGRRLPRVFNSAYVIDHQGAITSTYDKVHLVPFGEYLPFHERLEAMGLEAITRVQGGFSAGDRRYTIDVPGAPPVGILICYEIIFPGEVTAPDRRPGWLLNVTNDAWFGFTPGPYQHLHQTAVRAIEEGLPVVRAANNGISAVIDPLGRVVRALPLGARDALDASLPAALPATVFARAGHMPFAVAWLGLLLVVLGRRRKMPKR
- a CDS encoding Putative HTH-type transcriptional regulator/MT0914, translated to MTSAFVRALDLAARFETGATAEAVGRQLIEALRPLGARTLFAGSFPVLPEWRLDDIVAGRRVLAQFAAPGWIESYSRRGLDRNNPVIFAPLRRAGSFRWSAPGFADLDNWAGLGLCREMGVEDGLAVPCHGPGGRVGVISIGFERFDLDPGDRRAVALAAGMAFERMQALAPPAAGPRPDLTPRERDCLAFVAEGLSDAAIARRLGISPVTAHAHVENAKRKLGARTRAQAVARLYSGRWL